The Brassica napus cultivar Da-Ae chromosome C7, Da-Ae, whole genome shotgun sequence genome has a segment encoding these proteins:
- the LOC106410176 gene encoding uncharacterized protein LOC106410176 isoform X2 — protein MEEELRDKKAQKEYYNMIDFVANAQQGIPKICPCGSITKETVDEDDTYDYLPGKRYFICKDFENDGLHFRQPWVTAIHEEVERLKERYHEQAKLLRECQAVKVSDE, from the exons ATGGAGGAAGAACTTCGCGATAAGAAAGCACAAAAAGAGTACTACAACATGATCGATTTTGTTGCAAATGCGCAACAGGGGATTCCCAAAATTTGCCCCTGTGGATCAATCACGAAAGAAACCGTTGATGAAGATGATACGTACGACTACCTCCCGGGAAAAAGATACTTTATCTGCAAAGACTTTGAG AATGATGGGCTGCATTTCAGGCAACCATGGGTTACGGCTATTCATGAAGAAGTTGAGAGGCTCAAAGAACGGTATCACGAGCAGGCGAAGCTTCTGAGAGAGTGCCAGGCAGTTAAGGTGAGTGATGAGTGA
- the LOC106408383 gene encoding glutathione S-transferase T2-like — MKAALDIFYNDHGSKFNLEHAWRELRHDVKWCSTYLEKESGREKRKAVASDAQGSFAEPEERPIGVKAAKAGSKKKKGGKEEELEKIEGLLALKKQISTQNVLESLLAKTEPLDDMELALKMKLMSEMM; from the coding sequence ATGAAGGCTGCTTTGGATATCTTCTACAATGACCACGGCAGTAAGTTCAACTTGGAACATGCGTGGAGGGAGCTTCGACATGATGTGAAATGGTGCTCCACCTATCTCGAGAAGGAGAGCGGTCGGGAGAAGCGCAAAGCAGTTGCTTCTGATGCTCAAGGGTCATTCGCGGAGCCAGAAGAAAGACCCATAGGAGTTAAGGCAGCTAAGGCTGgtagcaagaagaagaaaggtggaaaagaagaagaattggaaAAGATAGAAGGACTGTTGGCGCTCAAAAAACAAATCTCTACACAGAATGTGCTAGAGAGTTTACTTGCAAAGACTGAGCCACTAGATGACATGGAATTAGCTCTGAAAATGAAACTTATGTCTGAAATGATGTGA
- the LOC106409286 gene encoding WAT1-related protein At4g16620 isoform X1: MMKRGTLEEVGIIGGLVLAQVIYAGNSVLLSQLMSLGVDPLLIVIFCTLASFVLISPLAFLLERKLWPTSLSFKLKTKLVYVSIVGRVTLFQWLFLEGMKHTSASMATAMPNLAPAFIFVIAWAAGMEKVKLSCMYSRVKMGGTVLCVMGAFIMSLMHSTTATSSSVKALPIVPDDVVFDKEKILGCICLLLSICCLSSSIVLQASILVEFPAISMFSIVTLMGGISTVALQYVLKGSMEMGSASVIGLGHLVGFAVLGGLVNGGGTCFSAWVIKRKGPVIVSLFSPIATVVCVLVSAFTMKESFNLGSFAGMGLMFGGLYFVLWAKGKEDCGEGDEDKEEEEESVLRTEFDLEKPLLR; the protein is encoded by the exons ATGATGAAGAGAGGGACGTTAGAAGAAGTTGGAATCATCGGAGGGTTGGTCTTAGCTCAGGTGATCTACGCCGGAAACTCGGTGTTACTGAGTCAGTTGATGTCTCTTGGAGTCGACCCGCTTCTTATCGTTATCTTCTGCACCTTGGCATCGTTTGTTCTCATCAGCCCTCTTGCTTTTCTCCTTGAAAG GAAACTGTGGCCTACAAGTCTAAGTTTCAAGTTGAAGACAAAACTGGTTTACGTTTCTATTGTCGG CAGAGTAACTCTGTTCCAGTGGTTATTCTTAGAAGGAATGAAACACACCTCTGCATCAATGGCTACAGCTATGCCTAATCTCGCTCCTGCTTTCATTTTCGTCATTGCTTGGGCTGCTGG GATGGAGAAAGTGAAGCTAAGTTGTATGTACAGTAGAGTTAAGATGGGAGGCACGGTGTTGTGTGTGATGGGAGCTTTCATTATGAGCTTAATGCACAGTACTACAGCCACATCGAGCTCGGTCAAAGCGTTGCCTATTGTCCCTGACGATGTCGTTTTCGACaaggagaagatattaggtTGCATCTGTCTCCTCCTTTCCATATGCTGCTTGTCGTCAAGTATTGTCCTCCAG GCATCCATACTAGTGGAGTTTCCAGCGATATCTATGTTTTCAATTGTTACTTTGATGGGTGGGATCTCCACGGTAGCTTTGCAGTATGTTCTTAAGGGGAGTATGGAAATGGGAAGTGCATCAGTAATCGGTCTTGGCCACCTTGTGGGATTTGCAGTGCTG GGAGGGTTGGTGAATGGAGGAGGAACATGTTTTAGTGCATGGGTGATTAAAAGGAAAGGACCGGTGATTGTGTCTCTCTTTAGTCCAATTGCTACTGTGGTATGTGTTCTTGTCTCTGCTttcaccatgaaagagagtttcaaCCTCGGAAG CTTTGCGGGAATGGGGTTGATGTTCGGAGGACTCTACTTCGTTTTGTGGGCTAAAGGGAAAGAAGATTGTGGAGAAGGAGATgaggacaaagaagaagaagaagaaagtgtgCTTAGAACAGAGTTTGATCTTGAGAAGCCTCTCTTGCGTTAA
- the LOC106410176 gene encoding putative nuclease HARBI1 isoform X1, which yields MGDETDRRLYAVLDEAVDEYIEDTFNNIVENRTVKPKKRAYVERNREEGHNRLWNDYFREDSTFPAHFFRRRFRMNKEVFLRIVNRLFENVTFFQQRRDAVGRLGLSPLQKCTAAIRMLAYGCTADATDEYLRLGESTTLSCLTNFTESVIQLFGEEYLRRPTTEDLQRLLDIGEIRGFPGMVGSIDCMHWEWKNCPTAWKGQYTRGSGKPTIVLEAVASQDLWIWHAFFGPPGTLNDINVLDRSPIFDDILQGRAPRVQYVVNGHQYDMAYYLTDGIYPKWSTFIQSISLPQGPKAELFAKVQESTRKDVERAFGVLQSRFAIVKNPAILWDKKQIGMVMRTCIILHNMIVENERNGYTQYDTSEFEEGTSTRSSNVDAPNTSEMPPNLANMLLIRTHLRDRQLHERLKNDLVENIWNKFGKMNNYCMFAFNHSINEFSILMFCNFHNF from the coding sequence ATGGGAGATGAAACAGATCGAAGATTATATGCGGTTTTGGATGAGGCGGTCGATGAATATATTGAGGATACATTCAACAACATCGTCGAAAATCGAACAGTCAAACCGAAGAAACGTGCATATGTCGAACGAAACCGCGAAGAGGGCCACAACCGTCTATGGAATGATTACTTCCGTGAAGATTCCACATTTCCGGCTCATTTTTTCAGGCGCCGTTTCCGCATGAACAAGGAAGTATTCTTGCGTATTGTCAATCGCCTCTTCGAAAATGTTACATTTTttcagcaaagaagagatgctgTCGGACGGTTAGGTCTATCTCCACTAcaaaagtgtacggcagctATTCGTATGCTTGCTTATGGCTGCACGGCGGACGCCACAGatgaatatctccgacttggtgaaagCACAACACTTTCGTGTTTAACTAATTTTACAGAAAGCGTAATACAATTATTTGGAGAAGAGTATCTACGAAGACCCACTACagaagatcttcaacgactactcgaCATTGGAGAAATACGTGgctttcctggaatggttggaagcatcgattgtatgcattgggagtggaaaaattgcccaactgcttggaaaggacagtacacacgtggatcaggaaagccgacaattgtcttgGAGGCTGTcgcttcacaagatctttggatatggcacgctttTTTTGGTCCaccaggtaccttaaacgatattaacgtcCTCGATCGGTCACctatttttgatgacattttacaaggtcgagctccaAGGGTACAATACGTGGTCAACGGACACCAATATGATATGGCGTACTACCTCACtgacggtatatatccaaaatggtcaacatttatccaatctatctcacttcctcaaggtcctaaagcagagttatttgctaaagttcaagaatcaacccgaaaagatgtggagcgggcttttggagtattgcaatctCGATTTGCAATAGTGAAAAACCCGGCTATTTTGTGGGACAAGAAACAGATAGGGATGGTTATGCGAACATGTATCATACttcacaatatgatagtagaaaatGAACGCAATGGATACACTCAGTATGATACatctgaatttgaagaaggaACCTCGACCAGAAGTTCGAATGTGGATGCACCCAATACTTCCGAGATGCCTCCAAATCTCGCTAATATGCTTCTTATACGGACTCATCTTCGTGATAGGCAGTTACATGAACGattgaaaaatgatttggtagaaaatatttggaacaagtTTGGTAAGATGAATAATTATTGTATGTTTGCATTTAATCATTCAATAaatgaattttcaattttaatgttttgcaactttcataatttttaa
- the LOC106408382 gene encoding glutathione S-transferase T3-like — protein sequence MENSTCFVNLLASQGCVELDSSEPLCFNSQCSDESTVKERKKWTPKEDIILIGAWLNTSKDPIVGNEQKAGKFWQRIVQYYNCSPQLVGTIPRELGQCKQRWARINDLVCKFSGCYEMALREQRSG from the coding sequence ATGGAAAACTCCACTTGCTTTGTAAACCTTTTAGCTAGCCAAGGGTGTGTTGAGCTTGACTCATCGGAACCCCTTTGCTTTAACAGCCAATGTTCCGATGAGTCTACTGTCAAAGAGAGGAAGAAATGGACACCAAAGGAGGATATAATCCTCATTGGTGCTTGGCTCAACACCAGCAAAGACCCTATAGTCGGGAATGAACAAAAAGCTGGTAAGTTCTGGCAGAGGATTGTACAGTACTACAACTGCAGTCCTCAGCTGGTTGGGACAATCCCAAGAGAACTTGGGCAATGCAAGCAAAGATGGGCTAGGATCAATGATTTGGTGTGTAAATTTTCGGGCTGCTACGAGATGGCATTGAGGGAGCAGAGGAGCGGGTAA
- the LOC106409286 gene encoding WAT1-related protein At4g16620 isoform X2, with translation MMKRGTLEEVGIIGGLVLAQVIYAGNSVLLSQLMSLGVDPLLIVIFCTLASFVLISPLAFLLERKLWPTSLSFKLKTKLVYVSIVGVTLFQWLFLEGMKHTSASMATAMPNLAPAFIFVIAWAAGMEKVKLSCMYSRVKMGGTVLCVMGAFIMSLMHSTTATSSSVKALPIVPDDVVFDKEKILGCICLLLSICCLSSSIVLQASILVEFPAISMFSIVTLMGGISTVALQYVLKGSMEMGSASVIGLGHLVGFAVLGGLVNGGGTCFSAWVIKRKGPVIVSLFSPIATVVCVLVSAFTMKESFNLGSFAGMGLMFGGLYFVLWAKGKEDCGEGDEDKEEEEESVLRTEFDLEKPLLR, from the exons ATGATGAAGAGAGGGACGTTAGAAGAAGTTGGAATCATCGGAGGGTTGGTCTTAGCTCAGGTGATCTACGCCGGAAACTCGGTGTTACTGAGTCAGTTGATGTCTCTTGGAGTCGACCCGCTTCTTATCGTTATCTTCTGCACCTTGGCATCGTTTGTTCTCATCAGCCCTCTTGCTTTTCTCCTTGAAAG GAAACTGTGGCCTACAAGTCTAAGTTTCAAGTTGAAGACAAAACTGGTTTACGTTTCTATTGTCGG AGTAACTCTGTTCCAGTGGTTATTCTTAGAAGGAATGAAACACACCTCTGCATCAATGGCTACAGCTATGCCTAATCTCGCTCCTGCTTTCATTTTCGTCATTGCTTGGGCTGCTGG GATGGAGAAAGTGAAGCTAAGTTGTATGTACAGTAGAGTTAAGATGGGAGGCACGGTGTTGTGTGTGATGGGAGCTTTCATTATGAGCTTAATGCACAGTACTACAGCCACATCGAGCTCGGTCAAAGCGTTGCCTATTGTCCCTGACGATGTCGTTTTCGACaaggagaagatattaggtTGCATCTGTCTCCTCCTTTCCATATGCTGCTTGTCGTCAAGTATTGTCCTCCAG GCATCCATACTAGTGGAGTTTCCAGCGATATCTATGTTTTCAATTGTTACTTTGATGGGTGGGATCTCCACGGTAGCTTTGCAGTATGTTCTTAAGGGGAGTATGGAAATGGGAAGTGCATCAGTAATCGGTCTTGGCCACCTTGTGGGATTTGCAGTGCTG GGAGGGTTGGTGAATGGAGGAGGAACATGTTTTAGTGCATGGGTGATTAAAAGGAAAGGACCGGTGATTGTGTCTCTCTTTAGTCCAATTGCTACTGTGGTATGTGTTCTTGTCTCTGCTttcaccatgaaagagagtttcaaCCTCGGAAG CTTTGCGGGAATGGGGTTGATGTTCGGAGGACTCTACTTCGTTTTGTGGGCTAAAGGGAAAGAAGATTGTGGAGAAGGAGATgaggacaaagaagaagaagaagaaagtgtgCTTAGAACAGAGTTTGATCTTGAGAAGCCTCTCTTGCGTTAA